From Seriola aureovittata isolate HTS-2021-v1 ecotype China chromosome 16, ASM2101889v1, whole genome shotgun sequence, one genomic window encodes:
- the nr1d2b gene encoding nuclear receptor subfamily 1 group D member 2b produces the protein MESTKAGGVIAYISSSSSSSSPESCHSDSSNGSYQSSSPPHGSSPSHRQLGQTADPTLLAGGQNLPGTQKTGRSSSSAKCGITKINGLVLLCKVCGDVASGFHYGVHACEGCKGFFRRSIQQNIQYKKCLKNESCPIMRINRNRCQQCRFKKCLLVGMSRDSVRFGRIPKREKQRMLLEMQSAMNNMMNNSQLHSQLHSSQTLPITKPLPASTTEPTSGDAGSAPSCSPSSSPCSSQSDSSSDPEPTVTMDTSPSSASPSASDSGEEEVIGSVTRAHQETFMYNQERSSLSAEAPAATATTMGPLNTGSDQNTTNLWKEERQDAWNHHNNMVTMAAQGPSSGLGPQTPEGNTPNHCPFKLSRSAGNHCPAYAHGAFRAAATEGPASGAYSGHQWREGKRMHLVCPMNTSPHVDPQKSGHEVWEEFSHSFTPAVREVVEFAKKIPGFRDLSQHDQVSLLKAGTFEVLVVRFASLFDVKDRTVTFLGGKKYSVDTLRAMGASDLLNSMFDFSEKLINLGLSEEEMSLFTAVVLVSADRSGIENVNSVEALQETLIRALRSLITKNHPNESAIFTKLLLKLPDLRSLNNMHSEQLLAFKVHS, from the exons ATGGAGTCGACCAAAGCTG GAGGCGTAATAGCCTATATCAGCTCATCCAGCTCTTCCTCCAGCCCGGAGTCCTGTCACAGCGACTCCTCCAACGGCAGCTACCAGTCGTCCTCCCCACCCCACGGCTCCTCGCCCAGCCACCGCCAGCTGGGTCAGACGGCTGACCCCACACTCCTTGCCGGTGGCCAAAACCTTCCAGGGACCCAGAAAACCggccgctcctcctcctctgcaaaATGTGGCATCACAA AAATCAACGGCCTGGTGCTGCTGTGTAAGGTGTGTGGCGACGTGGCCTCTGGTTTCCACTATGGCGTCCATGCCTGCGAGGGCTGCAAG GGCTTCTTCAGGAGGAGCATCCAACAGAACATCCAGTATAAGAAGTGCCTTAAGAACGAGAGCTGCCCCATCATGAGGATCAACAGGAACCGCTGCCAGCAGTGCCGCTTCAAGAAATGCCTGCTGGTGGGGATGTCCAGAGACT CTGTGCGTTTTGGCCGAATCCCTAAGCGGGAGAAACAGCGCATGCTGCTGGAGATGCAGAGTGCTATGAACAACATGATGAACAACAGCCAGCTGCACAGCCAGCTGCACAGCAGCCAGACGCTACCTATCACCAAACCACTGCCAGCCAGCACCACAGAACCTACCTCCGGGGACGCCGGCTCCGCCCCCTCCTGCTCTCCATCCTCCTCACCGTGCTCCAGCCAATCCGACTCCAGCTCGGACCCTGAGCCCACCGTGACGATGGACACCAGCCCCAGCTCGGCCTCACCAAGTGCGTCCGACAGCGGGGAAGAGGAGGTGATCGGCTCTGTGACCAGGGCCCACCAGGAGACCTTCATGTACAACCAGGAGCGGAGCAGCCTGTCAGCTGAGGCCCCAgccgccaccgccaccaccaTGGGGCCCCTGAACACCGGCTCTGATCAAAACACCACTAACCTCTGGAAAGAAGAGCGGCAGGACGCCTGgaaccaccacaacaacatgGTCACCATGGCAGCGCAGGGCCCCTCCTCCGGCCTGGGTCCTCAGACCCCAGAGGGCAACACCCCCAACCACTGCCCTTTCAAACTGTCCAGGAGCGCTGGCAACCACTGTCCAGCCTACGCACACGGAGctttcagagctgcagctacagAGGGCCCGGCCAGCGGAGCCTACAGTGGGCACCAGTGGAGAGAAGGCAAAAGGATGCACCTG GTTTGTCCGATGAACACTTCTCCTCACGTGGACCCTCAGAAATCTGGCCATGAGGTGTGGGAGGAGTTCTCCCACAGCTTCACCCCCGCCGTCAGGGAGGTGGTGGAATTTGCCAAGAAGATCCCAGGCTTCAGAGATCTGTCCCAGCACGACCAGGTCAGCCTGCTGAAGGCTGGCACCTTTGAG GTGTTGGTGGTTCGTTTTGCGTCTCTCTTTGATGTGAAGGACCGCACCGTGACCTTTCTGGGTGGGAAGAAGTACAGCGTGGACACTCTGAGGGCCATGGGGGCCAGCGACCTCCTCAACTCCATGTTTGACTTCAGTGAGAAGCTCATCAACCTGGGCCTCAGCGAGGAGGAGATGAGCCTCTTCACTGCCGTGGTTCTGGTGTCTGCAG ATCGTTCTGGCATTGAGAACGTGAACTCAGTGGAGGCCCTGCAGGAAACGCTGATCCGTGCCCTGCGGAGCCTCATCACCAAGAACCACCCCAACGAGTCGGCCATCTTCACCAAGCTGCTGCTCAAACTGCCTGACCTGCGCTCGCTCAACAATATGcactctgagcagctgctggccTTCAAGGTCCATTCCTGA
- the thrb gene encoding thyroid hormone receptor beta isoform X4, with amino-acid sequence MMNYCIPDMYEMPHVGVGGYAMQGGGGEHCMYPGEGPGYGHCEPQPLHHHPPCVEQAWLPGQHYSCSYAGGGPPVYKSEFCSMEIPLSHCHHQPEYFPEIKPDFSHLQWMQGAHRKGYIPSYLDKDELCVVCGDKATGYHYRCITCEGCKGFFRRTIQKNLNPTYACKYEGKCVIDKVTRNQCQECRFKKCIAVGMATDLVLDDSKRLAKRKLIEENRERRRREELQRTVWDRLEPTQEEWDLIRMVTEAHMATNAQGNHWKQKRKFLVEEAMLLNEITCNLFYTSDQSAAGVKETKPEDIGQASMANAPEGSKVDIEAFSQFTKIITPAITRVVDFAKKLPMFCELPCEDQIILLKGCCMEIMSLRAAVRYDPESETLTLNGEMAVTRGQLKNGGLGVVSDAIFDLGVSLSSFNLDDSEVALLQAVILLSSDRPGLSSVERIERCQEEFLLAFEHYINYRKHKVAHFWPKLLMKVTDLRMIGACHASRFLHMKVECPTELFPPLFLEVFED; translated from the exons ATGATGAACTACTGCATACCAGACATGTATGAGATGCCTCACGTCGGAGTGGGAGGCTACGCCATGCAGGGCGGCGGCGGGGAGCACTGCATGTACCCGGGTGAGGGGCCCGGGTACGGCCACTGTGAGCCCCAGCCGCTGCACCACCACCCGCCCTGCGTGGAGCAGGCGTGGCTGCCCGGCCAGCACTACTCGTGCTCGTACGCCGGCGGGGGCCCTCCTGTTTATAAGAGCGAGTTCTGCAGCATGGAGATCCCGCTCAGTCACTGCCACCATCAGCCCGAGTATTTCCCCGAGATCAAACCCGACTTCTCACACCTGCAGTGGATGCAGGGGGCGCACAGGAAAG GGTACATACCGAGTTACCTAGACAAGGATGAGCTCTGCGTTGTGTGTGGGGACAAAGCCACCGGCTATCACTATCGCTGCATCACCTGTGAGGGTTGCAAG GGTTTCTTCAGGCGGACGATCCAGAAGAATCTAAACCCGACCTACGCCTGCAAGTACGAGGGGAAGTGTGTCATCGACAAAGTGACCAGGAACCAGTGTCAGGAATGTCGCTTCAAGAAGTGCATTGCGGTGGGAATGGCGACCGACT TGGTGCTGGACGACAGCAAGAGGCTGGCCAAGCGGAAGCTAATCGAGGAGAACCGGGAGCGCCGTCGGAGGGAGGAACTGCAGAGGACGGTGTGGGACCGACTGGAGCCCACCCAGGAGGAGTGGGACCTCATCCGTATGGTGACTGAGGCCCATATGGCCACCAATGCCCAGGGCAACCACTGGAAGCAGAAACGGAAATTCCTG GTCGAGGAAGCTATGCTTCTTAATGAAATAACATGTAATTTATTCTATACTTCTGACCAGAGTGCAGCGGGGGTGAAGGAAACTAAG CCTGAGGATATTGGTCAAGCGTCCATGGCCAATGCACCGGAAGGAAGCAAAGTGGATATAGAAGCCTTCAGTCAGTTTACAAAAATTATCACCCCTGCCATAACCCGAGTGGTGGACTTTGCCAAAAAACTGCCTATGTTTTGTGAG TTGCCTTGTGAAGACCAGATCATCCTGTTGAAAGGCTGCTGCATGGAGATCATGTCGCTGCGCGCTGCCGTTCGCTACGATCCGGAGAGCGAGACTCTCACGCTGAACGGCGAAATGGCGGTCACGCGGGGTCAGCTTAAGAACGGAGGCCTGGGCGTCGTCTCGGACGCCATCTTCGACCTCGGCGTGTCGCTGTCCTCCTTTAACTTGGATGACTCCGAGGTAGCTCTACTACAGGCCGTCATCCTGCTGTCATCCG ATCGGCCTGGCCTGAGCAGCGTGGAGCGAATCGAACGCTGCCAAGAGGAGTTCCTGCTGGCCTTTGAACATTACATCAACTACCGCAAACACAAAGTGGCACATTTCTGGCCCAAGCTGCTAATGAAGGTGACGGACTTGCGGATGATCGGCGCCTGCCACGCCAGCCGATTCCTTCACATGAAAGTGGAGTGTCCCACCGAGCtattccctcctctcttcctggAGGTCTTCGAGGACTGA
- the thrb gene encoding thyroid hormone receptor beta isoform X5 — MMNYCIPDMYEMPHVGVGGYAMQGGGGEHCMYPGEGPGYGHCEPQPLHHHPPCVEQAWLPGQHYSCSYAGGGPPVYKSEFCSMEIPLSHCHHQPEYFPEIKPDFSHLQWMQGAHRKGYIPSYLDKDELCVVCGDKATGYHYRCITCEGCKGFFRRTIQKNLNPTYACKYEGKCVIDKVTRNQCQECRFKKCIAVGMATDLVLDDSKRLAKRKLIEENRERRRREELQRTVWDRLEPTQEEWDLIRMVTEAHMATNAQGNHWKQKRKFLSAAGVKETKPEDIGQASMANAPEGSKVDIEAFSQFTKIITPAITRVVDFAKKLPMFCELPCEDQIILLKGCCMEIMSLRAAVRYDPESETLTLNGEMAVTRGQLKNGGLGVVSDAIFDLGVSLSSFNLDDSEVALLQAVILLSSDRPGLSSVERIERCQEEFLLAFEHYINYRKHKVAHFWPKLLMKVTDLRMIGACHASRFLHMKVECPTELFPPLFLEVFED; from the exons ATGATGAACTACTGCATACCAGACATGTATGAGATGCCTCACGTCGGAGTGGGAGGCTACGCCATGCAGGGCGGCGGCGGGGAGCACTGCATGTACCCGGGTGAGGGGCCCGGGTACGGCCACTGTGAGCCCCAGCCGCTGCACCACCACCCGCCCTGCGTGGAGCAGGCGTGGCTGCCCGGCCAGCACTACTCGTGCTCGTACGCCGGCGGGGGCCCTCCTGTTTATAAGAGCGAGTTCTGCAGCATGGAGATCCCGCTCAGTCACTGCCACCATCAGCCCGAGTATTTCCCCGAGATCAAACCCGACTTCTCACACCTGCAGTGGATGCAGGGGGCGCACAGGAAAG GGTACATACCGAGTTACCTAGACAAGGATGAGCTCTGCGTTGTGTGTGGGGACAAAGCCACCGGCTATCACTATCGCTGCATCACCTGTGAGGGTTGCAAG GGTTTCTTCAGGCGGACGATCCAGAAGAATCTAAACCCGACCTACGCCTGCAAGTACGAGGGGAAGTGTGTCATCGACAAAGTGACCAGGAACCAGTGTCAGGAATGTCGCTTCAAGAAGTGCATTGCGGTGGGAATGGCGACCGACT TGGTGCTGGACGACAGCAAGAGGCTGGCCAAGCGGAAGCTAATCGAGGAGAACCGGGAGCGCCGTCGGAGGGAGGAACTGCAGAGGACGGTGTGGGACCGACTGGAGCCCACCCAGGAGGAGTGGGACCTCATCCGTATGGTGACTGAGGCCCATATGGCCACCAATGCCCAGGGCAACCACTGGAAGCAGAAACGGAAATTCCTG AGTGCAGCGGGGGTGAAGGAAACTAAG CCTGAGGATATTGGTCAAGCGTCCATGGCCAATGCACCGGAAGGAAGCAAAGTGGATATAGAAGCCTTCAGTCAGTTTACAAAAATTATCACCCCTGCCATAACCCGAGTGGTGGACTTTGCCAAAAAACTGCCTATGTTTTGTGAG TTGCCTTGTGAAGACCAGATCATCCTGTTGAAAGGCTGCTGCATGGAGATCATGTCGCTGCGCGCTGCCGTTCGCTACGATCCGGAGAGCGAGACTCTCACGCTGAACGGCGAAATGGCGGTCACGCGGGGTCAGCTTAAGAACGGAGGCCTGGGCGTCGTCTCGGACGCCATCTTCGACCTCGGCGTGTCGCTGTCCTCCTTTAACTTGGATGACTCCGAGGTAGCTCTACTACAGGCCGTCATCCTGCTGTCATCCG ATCGGCCTGGCCTGAGCAGCGTGGAGCGAATCGAACGCTGCCAAGAGGAGTTCCTGCTGGCCTTTGAACATTACATCAACTACCGCAAACACAAAGTGGCACATTTCTGGCCCAAGCTGCTAATGAAGGTGACGGACTTGCGGATGATCGGCGCCTGCCACGCCAGCCGATTCCTTCACATGAAAGTGGAGTGTCCCACCGAGCtattccctcctctcttcctggAGGTCTTCGAGGACTGA
- the thrb gene encoding thyroid hormone receptor beta isoform X2 encodes MSGYIPSYLDKDELCVVCGDKATGYHYRCITCEGCKGFFRRTIQKNLNPTYACKYEGKCVIDKVTRNQCQECRFKKCIAVGMATDLVLDDSKRLAKRKLIEENRERRRREELQRTVWDRLEPTQEEWDLIRMVTEAHMATNAQGNHWKQKRKFLVEEAMLLNEITCNLFYTSDQSAAGVKETKPEDIGQASMANAPEGSKVDIEAFSQFTKIITPAITRVVDFAKKLPMFCELPCEDQIILLKGCCMEIMSLRAAVRYDPESETLTLNGEMAVTRGQLKNGGLGVVSDAIFDLGVSLSSFNLDDSEVALLQAVILLSSDRPGLSSVERIERCQEEFLLAFEHYINYRKHKVAHFWPKLLMKVTDLRMIGACHASRFLHMKVECPTELFPPLFLEVFED; translated from the exons GGTACATACCGAGTTACCTAGACAAGGATGAGCTCTGCGTTGTGTGTGGGGACAAAGCCACCGGCTATCACTATCGCTGCATCACCTGTGAGGGTTGCAAG GGTTTCTTCAGGCGGACGATCCAGAAGAATCTAAACCCGACCTACGCCTGCAAGTACGAGGGGAAGTGTGTCATCGACAAAGTGACCAGGAACCAGTGTCAGGAATGTCGCTTCAAGAAGTGCATTGCGGTGGGAATGGCGACCGACT TGGTGCTGGACGACAGCAAGAGGCTGGCCAAGCGGAAGCTAATCGAGGAGAACCGGGAGCGCCGTCGGAGGGAGGAACTGCAGAGGACGGTGTGGGACCGACTGGAGCCCACCCAGGAGGAGTGGGACCTCATCCGTATGGTGACTGAGGCCCATATGGCCACCAATGCCCAGGGCAACCACTGGAAGCAGAAACGGAAATTCCTG GTCGAGGAAGCTATGCTTCTTAATGAAATAACATGTAATTTATTCTATACTTCTGACCAGAGTGCAGCGGGGGTGAAGGAAACTAAG CCTGAGGATATTGGTCAAGCGTCCATGGCCAATGCACCGGAAGGAAGCAAAGTGGATATAGAAGCCTTCAGTCAGTTTACAAAAATTATCACCCCTGCCATAACCCGAGTGGTGGACTTTGCCAAAAAACTGCCTATGTTTTGTGAG TTGCCTTGTGAAGACCAGATCATCCTGTTGAAAGGCTGCTGCATGGAGATCATGTCGCTGCGCGCTGCCGTTCGCTACGATCCGGAGAGCGAGACTCTCACGCTGAACGGCGAAATGGCGGTCACGCGGGGTCAGCTTAAGAACGGAGGCCTGGGCGTCGTCTCGGACGCCATCTTCGACCTCGGCGTGTCGCTGTCCTCCTTTAACTTGGATGACTCCGAGGTAGCTCTACTACAGGCCGTCATCCTGCTGTCATCCG ATCGGCCTGGCCTGAGCAGCGTGGAGCGAATCGAACGCTGCCAAGAGGAGTTCCTGCTGGCCTTTGAACATTACATCAACTACCGCAAACACAAAGTGGCACATTTCTGGCCCAAGCTGCTAATGAAGGTGACGGACTTGCGGATGATCGGCGCCTGCCACGCCAGCCGATTCCTTCACATGAAAGTGGAGTGTCCCACCGAGCtattccctcctctcttcctggAGGTCTTCGAGGACTGA
- the thrb gene encoding thyroid hormone receptor beta isoform X1, translating into MSEPAEKCSPRWKDEAIQNGYIPSYLDKDELCVVCGDKATGYHYRCITCEGCKGFFRRTIQKNLNPTYACKYEGKCVIDKVTRNQCQECRFKKCIAVGMATDLVLDDSKRLAKRKLIEENRERRRREELQRTVWDRLEPTQEEWDLIRMVTEAHMATNAQGNHWKQKRKFLVEEAMLLNEITCNLFYTSDQSAAGVKETKPEDIGQASMANAPEGSKVDIEAFSQFTKIITPAITRVVDFAKKLPMFCELPCEDQIILLKGCCMEIMSLRAAVRYDPESETLTLNGEMAVTRGQLKNGGLGVVSDAIFDLGVSLSSFNLDDSEVALLQAVILLSSDRPGLSSVERIERCQEEFLLAFEHYINYRKHKVAHFWPKLLMKVTDLRMIGACHASRFLHMKVECPTELFPPLFLEVFED; encoded by the exons GGTACATACCGAGTTACCTAGACAAGGATGAGCTCTGCGTTGTGTGTGGGGACAAAGCCACCGGCTATCACTATCGCTGCATCACCTGTGAGGGTTGCAAG GGTTTCTTCAGGCGGACGATCCAGAAGAATCTAAACCCGACCTACGCCTGCAAGTACGAGGGGAAGTGTGTCATCGACAAAGTGACCAGGAACCAGTGTCAGGAATGTCGCTTCAAGAAGTGCATTGCGGTGGGAATGGCGACCGACT TGGTGCTGGACGACAGCAAGAGGCTGGCCAAGCGGAAGCTAATCGAGGAGAACCGGGAGCGCCGTCGGAGGGAGGAACTGCAGAGGACGGTGTGGGACCGACTGGAGCCCACCCAGGAGGAGTGGGACCTCATCCGTATGGTGACTGAGGCCCATATGGCCACCAATGCCCAGGGCAACCACTGGAAGCAGAAACGGAAATTCCTG GTCGAGGAAGCTATGCTTCTTAATGAAATAACATGTAATTTATTCTATACTTCTGACCAGAGTGCAGCGGGGGTGAAGGAAACTAAG CCTGAGGATATTGGTCAAGCGTCCATGGCCAATGCACCGGAAGGAAGCAAAGTGGATATAGAAGCCTTCAGTCAGTTTACAAAAATTATCACCCCTGCCATAACCCGAGTGGTGGACTTTGCCAAAAAACTGCCTATGTTTTGTGAG TTGCCTTGTGAAGACCAGATCATCCTGTTGAAAGGCTGCTGCATGGAGATCATGTCGCTGCGCGCTGCCGTTCGCTACGATCCGGAGAGCGAGACTCTCACGCTGAACGGCGAAATGGCGGTCACGCGGGGTCAGCTTAAGAACGGAGGCCTGGGCGTCGTCTCGGACGCCATCTTCGACCTCGGCGTGTCGCTGTCCTCCTTTAACTTGGATGACTCCGAGGTAGCTCTACTACAGGCCGTCATCCTGCTGTCATCCG ATCGGCCTGGCCTGAGCAGCGTGGAGCGAATCGAACGCTGCCAAGAGGAGTTCCTGCTGGCCTTTGAACATTACATCAACTACCGCAAACACAAAGTGGCACATTTCTGGCCCAAGCTGCTAATGAAGGTGACGGACTTGCGGATGATCGGCGCCTGCCACGCCAGCCGATTCCTTCACATGAAAGTGGAGTGTCCCACCGAGCtattccctcctctcttcctggAGGTCTTCGAGGACTGA
- the thrb gene encoding thyroid hormone receptor beta isoform X3 has protein sequence MSEPAEKCSPRWKDEAIQNGYIPSYLDKDELCVVCGDKATGYHYRCITCEGCKGFFRRTIQKNLNPTYACKYEGKCVIDKVTRNQCQECRFKKCIAVGMATDLVLDDSKRLAKRKLIEENRERRRREELQRTVWDRLEPTQEEWDLIRMVTEAHMATNAQGNHWKQKRKFLSAAGVKETKPEDIGQASMANAPEGSKVDIEAFSQFTKIITPAITRVVDFAKKLPMFCELPCEDQIILLKGCCMEIMSLRAAVRYDPESETLTLNGEMAVTRGQLKNGGLGVVSDAIFDLGVSLSSFNLDDSEVALLQAVILLSSDRPGLSSVERIERCQEEFLLAFEHYINYRKHKVAHFWPKLLMKVTDLRMIGACHASRFLHMKVECPTELFPPLFLEVFED, from the exons GGTACATACCGAGTTACCTAGACAAGGATGAGCTCTGCGTTGTGTGTGGGGACAAAGCCACCGGCTATCACTATCGCTGCATCACCTGTGAGGGTTGCAAG GGTTTCTTCAGGCGGACGATCCAGAAGAATCTAAACCCGACCTACGCCTGCAAGTACGAGGGGAAGTGTGTCATCGACAAAGTGACCAGGAACCAGTGTCAGGAATGTCGCTTCAAGAAGTGCATTGCGGTGGGAATGGCGACCGACT TGGTGCTGGACGACAGCAAGAGGCTGGCCAAGCGGAAGCTAATCGAGGAGAACCGGGAGCGCCGTCGGAGGGAGGAACTGCAGAGGACGGTGTGGGACCGACTGGAGCCCACCCAGGAGGAGTGGGACCTCATCCGTATGGTGACTGAGGCCCATATGGCCACCAATGCCCAGGGCAACCACTGGAAGCAGAAACGGAAATTCCTG AGTGCAGCGGGGGTGAAGGAAACTAAG CCTGAGGATATTGGTCAAGCGTCCATGGCCAATGCACCGGAAGGAAGCAAAGTGGATATAGAAGCCTTCAGTCAGTTTACAAAAATTATCACCCCTGCCATAACCCGAGTGGTGGACTTTGCCAAAAAACTGCCTATGTTTTGTGAG TTGCCTTGTGAAGACCAGATCATCCTGTTGAAAGGCTGCTGCATGGAGATCATGTCGCTGCGCGCTGCCGTTCGCTACGATCCGGAGAGCGAGACTCTCACGCTGAACGGCGAAATGGCGGTCACGCGGGGTCAGCTTAAGAACGGAGGCCTGGGCGTCGTCTCGGACGCCATCTTCGACCTCGGCGTGTCGCTGTCCTCCTTTAACTTGGATGACTCCGAGGTAGCTCTACTACAGGCCGTCATCCTGCTGTCATCCG ATCGGCCTGGCCTGAGCAGCGTGGAGCGAATCGAACGCTGCCAAGAGGAGTTCCTGCTGGCCTTTGAACATTACATCAACTACCGCAAACACAAAGTGGCACATTTCTGGCCCAAGCTGCTAATGAAGGTGACGGACTTGCGGATGATCGGCGCCTGCCACGCCAGCCGATTCCTTCACATGAAAGTGGAGTGTCCCACCGAGCtattccctcctctcttcctggAGGTCTTCGAGGACTGA